One Streptomyces sp. SAI-135 DNA segment encodes these proteins:
- a CDS encoding methyltransferase: protein MSDPLRPRASLRTAVVWEVLQDALDRRVKATGRQALDVLDTGGGSGNFAVPVARLGHQVTVVDPSPNALFALERRAAEAGVADRVRGVQGDAHGLFDVAERGGYDAVLCHGVLEYVDDPAEGVRNVVAALRPEGVLSLLAAGLGGAVLARALAGHFKEARQALGDPDGRWGDGDPVPRRFNADQLTALVEGAGLTVSAVHGVRVFADLVPGVLVDTEPGALEALLKLEEAAAELPAFHSVATQLHVLGETREAAGA, encoded by the coding sequence GTGTCGGACCCGCTGCGACCCCGCGCCTCCCTCCGTACCGCCGTGGTCTGGGAGGTCCTCCAGGACGCCCTCGACCGCCGGGTCAAGGCCACGGGACGCCAGGCGCTGGACGTTCTGGACACCGGAGGCGGCAGCGGCAACTTCGCGGTGCCCGTCGCCCGTCTCGGCCACCAGGTCACCGTCGTCGACCCCAGCCCCAACGCGCTGTTCGCCCTGGAGCGCCGCGCCGCCGAGGCGGGAGTCGCCGACCGGGTCCGTGGCGTCCAGGGAGACGCCCACGGCCTCTTCGACGTGGCCGAGCGCGGCGGCTACGACGCCGTGCTGTGCCACGGCGTCCTGGAGTACGTGGACGACCCCGCGGAGGGCGTGCGCAACGTGGTGGCCGCCCTGCGCCCCGAGGGCGTCCTCAGCCTGCTCGCCGCCGGTCTCGGCGGCGCCGTGCTCGCGCGGGCCCTCGCCGGCCACTTCAAGGAGGCCCGGCAGGCGCTCGGCGACCCGGACGGCCGCTGGGGCGACGGCGACCCCGTACCGCGCCGCTTCAACGCCGACCAGCTCACCGCGCTCGTCGAGGGCGCGGGCCTCACCGTCAGCGCCGTGCATGGCGTGCGGGTCTTCGCCGACCTCGTCCCCGGAGTGCTCGTGGACACCGAGCCCGGCGCCCTGGAAGCCCTGCTGAAGCTGGAGGAGGCGGCGGCCGAGCTCCCCGCCTTCCACTCCGTGGCCACACAGCTCCATGTGCTCGGTGAGACGCGAGAGGCCGCCGG
- a CDS encoding SAV_6107 family HEPN domain-containing protein — MASYHAAAARRRRATGPAPSLTGPASDVHPVLRRATAPPAALDLLAQARAGLDEASALETPNERYATAHLAALRTAAAVLAARGRPEPTPRRRAKIRSAWEVLPEIAPELTEWSALFASGARRRARAEAGIQGAASRRDADDLIRDVAMFLRLVERMLVLQPVLPQPRQDAEGPQESGHGTDRDFPDAG; from the coding sequence ATGGCCAGCTACCACGCAGCCGCCGCCCGTCGGCGCCGCGCCACCGGCCCTGCCCCCTCACTGACCGGCCCGGCGAGCGACGTGCACCCCGTGCTGCGCCGGGCGACGGCCCCGCCCGCCGCCCTCGACCTGCTCGCCCAGGCCCGCGCCGGCCTCGACGAGGCCTCGGCCCTGGAGACGCCGAACGAACGCTATGCGACCGCCCACCTCGCCGCCCTGCGCACCGCGGCCGCGGTGCTCGCCGCCCGGGGGCGGCCGGAGCCGACGCCGCGACGCCGCGCCAAGATCCGGAGCGCCTGGGAAGTGCTCCCCGAGATAGCGCCCGAGCTCACCGAGTGGAGTGCGCTGTTCGCCTCCGGGGCCCGGCGTCGCGCCCGGGCCGAGGCGGGCATCCAGGGCGCGGCCAGCCGCCGGGACGCGGACGACCTCATACGCGACGTGGCGATGTTCCTGCGCCTCGTCGAGCGGATGCTGGTGCTCCAGCCGGTCCTGCCGCAGCCACGTCAGGACGCGGAGGGGCCGCAGGAGAGCGGCCACGGCACCGACCGCGACTTCCCGGACGCCGGGTGA